In Flavivirga abyssicola, the following are encoded in one genomic region:
- a CDS encoding methyltransferase family protein, whose protein sequence is MFLYSIIAYLIGFASLLLWIISVSDLVPEISIDQTATLPFHLALLKNFGLVALFGVQHSVMARQSFKTAFAKYFPKPVERSTFVLISGLLLVLLVLEWAPMGGSVWKLQSGSILYYLAYIMFFSGWAILFISTFLINHFDLFGLRQTYLELRNKPYTTLNFKVVSFYKYVRHPLYFGGILGLWATPNMTVTHLVFAMGLTAYFVIGTLLEERDLKKEFGKAYKAYQSKTRMLIPFPKRIK, encoded by the coding sequence ATGTTCTTGTATTCAATTATCGCTTACCTTATCGGGTTTGCATCTTTATTATTATGGATTATATCAGTAAGTGATTTAGTTCCAGAAATATCTATAGATCAAACCGCTACCCTACCTTTTCACTTAGCCTTACTTAAAAACTTTGGTTTAGTAGCACTCTTTGGCGTGCAACACAGCGTAATGGCCAGACAGTCGTTTAAAACGGCATTTGCCAAGTATTTCCCAAAACCTGTAGAACGTAGCACGTTTGTACTGATTTCAGGATTGTTACTCGTGCTTTTAGTTTTAGAATGGGCACCTATGGGCGGTTCTGTATGGAAATTACAATCTGGTAGCATTCTGTATTATCTGGCTTATATTATGTTTTTTTCTGGTTGGGCAATTCTGTTTATCAGTACGTTTTTAATCAATCATTTTGATTTGTTCGGATTGCGCCAAACCTATTTAGAGCTCAGAAACAAACCTTATACAACCCTTAATTTTAAGGTGGTTTCGTTTTACAAATATGTACGTCATCCTTTATATTTTGGTGGTATCCTTGGGTTATGGGCAACGCCGAATATGACAGTAACACACTTGGTTTTTGCAATGGGTTTAACCGCCTATTTTGTAATAGGCACCTTGCTTGAAGAACGTGACCTCAAAAAGGAATTTGGAAAAGCATATAAAGCGTATCAATCTAAAACACGCATGTTGATTCCGTTTCCAAAAAGAATAAAGTAA
- a CDS encoding response regulator, with the protein MKILAIDDQQLVLLPLQKRLNELGYDVRIETDANKGISQYDSFNPDLVIVDINMPTVSGLEIVKYIRNSKRKDTPVMVLSGNTEDKVITAGFDLGINDYMKKPLSLNEICARIKRLIGQPTVTFSNTNNSHVVIQQRCVGVVIPCYNEEDRLLSAEFTNFIDKNTGYHLCFVNDGSTDNTLEVLNNLRKGREDYITVYNCEKNGGKAEAVRLGMLHMVEKADLDFIGFLDADLSTDLKDFDELVSTIENSDFKIVSGSRISRMGANITKESARKIISMTINFIIRKILGMNFKDTQCGAKIFRKDVIQLAFDKKFVTQWIFDVEIFKRMSIHFGIEKAKSYICEKPLKRWIHADGSKLSMKDSIKIVAQLGQIAWVYRSKNKIVDSNQVELSLVHKN; encoded by the coding sequence ATGAAAATTTTAGCTATTGATGATCAGCAACTCGTGTTGCTACCATTGCAAAAAAGATTAAACGAATTAGGATACGACGTTAGAATTGAAACTGATGCTAATAAAGGCATATCTCAGTATGATAGTTTTAACCCTGATTTAGTCATTGTTGATATTAATATGCCTACAGTTTCAGGATTGGAAATTGTAAAGTATATCAGAAACTCTAAACGAAAAGATACACCAGTAATGGTTCTTTCTGGAAATACAGAAGATAAAGTTATTACTGCTGGTTTTGATTTGGGTATTAACGACTACATGAAAAAACCTTTAAGTTTAAACGAAATATGTGCACGAATCAAGCGCTTAATAGGACAGCCAACGGTTACATTTAGTAATACAAACAATAGCCATGTGGTGATTCAACAACGCTGTGTAGGCGTGGTGATACCATGTTACAATGAAGAAGATCGTTTGTTAAGTGCTGAATTTACCAATTTTATTGATAAGAATACAGGGTATCATTTGTGCTTTGTAAATGATGGGAGTACCGATAATACCTTAGAAGTACTAAATAATTTGAGAAAAGGACGAGAAGATTACATTACTGTTTACAACTGCGAAAAAAATGGCGGTAAGGCAGAAGCTGTAAGATTGGGAATGTTGCATATGGTCGAAAAAGCAGATTTAGATTTTATAGGCTTCTTAGATGCAGATTTATCTACAGACTTAAAAGATTTTGATGAACTGGTATCTACTATTGAAAACTCAGACTTTAAAATAGTTAGCGGATCTAGAATAAGCAGAATGGGGGCTAATATTACTAAGGAATCTGCTAGAAAAATTATAAGTATGACGATTAATTTCATCATCCGAAAAATTCTAGGAATGAACTTTAAGGACACACAATGTGGTGCAAAAATCTTCCGTAAAGATGTGATACAACTAGCATTTGACAAAAAATTTGTTACCCAATGGATTTTTGATGTTGAAATATTTAAAAGAATGTCTATTCATTTTGGTATTGAAAAAGCTAAAAGTTATATCTGTGAAAAACCTTTAAAACGTTGGATTCACGCTGATGGATCAAAACTTTCAATGAAGGATTCTATTAAAATTGTAGCCCAGTTAGGGCAAATAGCCTGGGTATACAGATCTAAAAATAAAATAGTTGATAGTAATCAAGTTGAACTTTCATTGGTTCATAAGAATTAA
- a CDS encoding glycoside hydrolase family 2 TIM barrel-domain containing protein encodes MMNINRNILRSILVLSYVLVIGFIIYGFSALYSYLNTGADRSNMLHTHVKKIDQYLPKIIWEALENEGRSMDEQTLARIETNYLDAWYIKHLAYQTNTKKGIDNYYTENARKNIYAIIDENLEAGVTIQSTTLQHQPKLEFFSEDGQLVVITDKNVVEYKRIYKNETLLLETTDVSSYKIILLLEDGFWRIRHMVKETSANFKPNHKIVSNKSIDIKGINYYPQASPWNMFGEQFDANIISKDLKRIKEAGLNSIRIFVPYAAFGKANVDSEKLKKLVQVMDLAETEHIKVMVTLFDFYGDYAVLDWTLNHRHAETIISKLKDHNALFAWDIKNEPNLDFESRNKTNVMAWLDHMINLVKSLDSEHPVTIGWSNAESATLLKDKVDFVSFHYYEALDDLETTFNNLKTEITDKPIAITEFGISSYNGLWNPFGNSETDQAEYHKDSQTIFSENSIPFMSWTLYDFTDIPKEVVGRLPWRKNNQKRFGFINENGVEKEAYKYINHP; translated from the coding sequence ATAATGAACATTAACAGAAACATATTACGTAGTATTCTGGTACTTTCTTATGTATTGGTTATTGGTTTTATCATTTATGGTTTTAGTGCCTTATATAGCTATCTGAATACGGGTGCAGATAGAAGTAATATGTTGCATACTCATGTTAAAAAAATCGATCAATATCTCCCAAAAATCATCTGGGAAGCGCTTGAAAATGAAGGCAGGTCTATGGACGAACAAACCTTAGCGCGTATTGAAACTAATTATTTAGATGCCTGGTATATAAAACATTTGGCGTACCAAACCAATACAAAAAAGGGTATCGACAATTATTACACGGAAAATGCACGTAAAAACATCTACGCCATTATCGATGAAAATCTTGAGGCTGGCGTGACTATTCAAAGCACCACATTACAACACCAACCAAAATTAGAGTTTTTTAGTGAAGATGGTCAATTAGTCGTTATTACTGATAAAAATGTGGTTGAATACAAACGTATTTATAAAAATGAGACTTTACTCTTAGAAACGACTGATGTATCCTCCTATAAAATCATTTTACTCCTGGAAGATGGGTTTTGGCGTATTCGACATATGGTAAAAGAAACGAGTGCCAACTTTAAACCTAATCACAAAATCGTTTCAAATAAAAGTATAGATATTAAAGGTATCAATTATTACCCGCAAGCCTCTCCCTGGAACATGTTTGGTGAGCAATTTGATGCAAACATTATTTCTAAAGACCTTAAACGTATTAAAGAAGCAGGCTTAAACAGCATTCGTATTTTTGTGCCTTATGCCGCTTTTGGTAAAGCGAATGTCGATTCTGAAAAGCTTAAAAAGCTAGTACAAGTCATGGATCTTGCTGAAACGGAACACATAAAAGTTATGGTCACGCTTTTTGATTTTTATGGGGATTATGCTGTTTTAGACTGGACTTTAAATCATCGTCACGCAGAAACCATCATATCCAAATTAAAAGACCACAACGCTCTGTTTGCCTGGGATATTAAAAATGAACCCAATTTAGATTTCGAATCTCGTAACAAAACAAACGTTATGGCGTGGTTGGACCATATGATAAACTTGGTAAAGTCATTAGATTCGGAACATCCCGTAACCATTGGCTGGTCTAATGCAGAAAGTGCAACACTTTTAAAAGACAAGGTTGATTTTGTATCTTTTCACTATTATGAAGCGTTAGACGATTTAGAAACCACCTTTAACAACTTAAAAACAGAAATAACAGACAAACCTATTGCTATTACTGAATTTGGTATATCGTCTTATAATGGTTTATGGAATCCATTTGGAAATTCGGAAACAGACCAAGCGGAATATCATAAGGACTCCCAAACCATCTTTTCTGAAAATAGCATCCCTTTTATGTCCTGGACTTTATATGACTTTACAGATATACCAAAAGAAGTTGTGGGTAGACTTCCCTGGCGTAAAAATAATCAAAAACGTTTTGGTTTTATAAATGAAAATGGGGTTGAAAAAGAAGCTTATAAGTATATTAACCATCCTTGA